The window catgctcatgaatgggaggTTATGCACAATCCTCGTGGCTGGAGCTTGGGGAGCTGGCTCCATCCATGGGTCTATCCAGGCCACCTTGACCTTCCGATTGCCCTACTGTGGGCTCAACCAggtggattattttttctgtgaCATCCCTGCAGTGTTGAGACTAGCCTGTGCTGACACAACTGTCAATGAGCTTGTGACATTTGTGGACATTGGGGTTGTGGCCGCCAGTTGCTTCATGTTAATTCTGCTCTCCTATGCCAACATAGTCCGTGCCATCCTGAAGATACACACCGCTGATGGGAGGCGCCGGGCCTTCTCCACCTGTGGCTCCCACCTGACCGTGGTCACAGTCTACTATGTCCCCTGTATTTTTATCTACCTTCGGGCTGGCTCCAAAAGTCCCCTGGATGGGGCAGTGGCTGTGTTTTACACTGTGGTTACTCCATTACTGAACCCTCTCATCTACACGCTGAGGAACCAGGAAGTGAAGTCTGCTCTGAAGAGGATATCAACATGTCGAGGGCTGTGAGTGAAGATAGGTAACCACACCTACATCACCAACGCTAGCACTCCTTTCAGTACTGCTGCATGtgacaaatgcttaataaatagaTGTTGACTTTAGCTGAAAATGAATGTAATTCTACTAGGAAGAAGCTCCtggtactatatatatatatatatatattttttttttttttttttttttttgagacagagtctcactatgttgccctcggaagagt is drawn from Nycticebus coucang isolate mNycCou1 chromosome 6, mNycCou1.pri, whole genome shotgun sequence and contains these coding sequences:
- the LOC128588524 gene encoding olfactory receptor 10G2-like, translating into MRKTRNTSLDTTVTDFILLGLAHPPNLRTLLFLVFLIIYILTQLGNLLILLTVWADPKLHARPMYILLGVLSFLDMWLSSVIVPRIILNFTPTSKVIPFGGCVAQLFAFHFLGSTQCFLYTLMAYDRYLAICQPLRYPMLMNGRLCTILVAGAWGAGSIHGSIQATLTFRLPYCGLNQVDYFFCDIPAVLRLACADTTVNELVTFVDIGVVAASCFMLILLSYANIVRAILKIHTADGRRRAFSTCGSHLTVVTVYYVPCIFIYLRAGSKSPLDGAVAVFYTVVTPLLNPLIYTLRNQEVKSALKRISTCRGL